TCTGGTGCGCGTGCCGGACGCTGCGGGAACATGATCGGCCGTGCTGCTGCGACTGGCTTACCTGGGCGTGACGAACGCGTTCGTCATGCTGCGCCTGCTGCCGATGAGCGACCGGGACAAGGACGTGGAGATTCTGGTGCTGCGCCATCAGATTGCGATGTTGGAGCGGCAGCTGGGCGGGAACAGGCTGCGGTTCGAGCCGGGCGATCGGGCGTTCCTGGCGGCGTTGCTGCACCGGCTCCCGCGGGATGTGCTGCGTCGGTTGCGGTTGTTGGTGCGGCTGAACACGGTGTTGCGATGGCACCGTGACCTGGTCGCGCGCCGCCATGCCGCCGGGTCCCGGCCCAAGCGCCCGGGCCGGCCGCGCACCGTGCACTCCATCCGTCCTGGTGCTGCGCCTGGCGCGCGAGAATCCCGGCTGGGGCTACAGGAGGGTGCACGGCGACCGCGGATCGGCCTCCGCTCGGCGAAGCGGTCCCTGCCTCCATTCCCATGTTTCGGTGCGGTTTCCGTCACTTTTCGGGTGGATAGGTGATGGTCAAGAGTTAGACATGAACGCTTGTGTGCTTTTGAGGTACGGCTGATCATTGGCCGCATCCCGCCCCTTCCGCACGCACGCAGGAGCTCCCGGTGGCCGCTGGTCAGATAACCTCCGAGCCTGCCGACACGCCGGCAGCAGCTCTCGCGGAGCGGCAGAAGCTGCGCAAGCACTTCGGCCGCTTCGACATCCTGTTCTTCCTCCTGTGCACCATCGTCGGCGTGGACACTATCGGCACCGTCGCCTCGAAGGGTGCTGAAGCATTCACCTGGCTCATCGTGCTGGCTGCGGTGTTCTTCGTGCCGTCCGCACTGCTCACCGCCGAACTGGGAGCCGCGTTCCCCGACGAGGGCGGTCCCTACATCTGGACCAGCCGGGCCTTCGGGCGGCTCGCCGGTGCCGTCAACAACTTCCTGTACTGGATCACCAATCCGGTGTGGCTGGGCGGCACGCTCTCCGTGTCCGCCGCCACTGCCTACACCACCTTCTTCAACGACGGGAAGAACCTGAGCACCTCGGCCTTCTACGCCTTCACTCTCATGTTCGTCTGGGTGGGCGTGCTCGCCGCGATCCTTTCCTTCGACGTCGGCAAGTGGATTCCCACCGTCGGCGCCTGGAGCCGTTTCATCCTCCTCGGACTGTTCACCGTCACCGTCGTGGTGTACGGCATCCAACACGGCCTGCATGGATTCGGTGTCGGCGACTTCTCCCCGACCTACGCGGGATTCGTCGGACTGGTACCTGTCCTGATGTTCAACTACGTCGGTTTCGAGCTGCCCAACACCGCCGGCGACGAAATGACCGACGCCCAGAAGGACGTGCCGTTCGCCATCTTCCGCAGCGCCGGCCTCGCCGTACTGCTGTACGCGCTGCCGATCCTCGGCATCCTGCTCGTCCTGCCGGTCAAGGCCGTCACCGGTCTCGGCGGTTTCGTCGACGCCATCCGGCAGGTCTTCACTGTGTACGGCGGCCATGTCGCCGCCGACGGC
The genomic region above belongs to Streptomyces sp. CG1 and contains:
- a CDS encoding APC family permease, which translates into the protein MAAGQITSEPADTPAAALAERQKLRKHFGRFDILFFLLCTIVGVDTIGTVASKGAEAFTWLIVLAAVFFVPSALLTAELGAAFPDEGGPYIWTSRAFGRLAGAVNNFLYWITNPVWLGGTLSVSAATAYTTFFNDGKNLSTSAFYAFTLMFVWVGVLAAILSFDVGKWIPTVGAWSRFILLGLFTVTVVVYGIQHGLHGFGVGDFSPTYAGFVGLVPVLMFNYVGFELPNTAGDEMTDAQKDVPFAIFRSAGLAVLLYALPILGILLVLPVKAVTGLGGFVDAIRQVFTVYGGHVAADGTATLSGAGRLLGDLAAIMFILTVLSSGVTWIMGSDRALAVSGYDGAAPRFLGVISSRFGTPVRVNILSGAVSTTVLILAHQLTGGSAGKLFGAVLGLAVSTTLVSYLGIFPALAVLRRKAPDFPRPYRAPIPRTISTVLTLLILFASVQLVAPGLGDHWFGSGYAPAGWSYGERWRYLLTEAVPLVAFMLLGVLFWGLGRPTRTAPATGE